The sequence ACGGACATGCTGGCCGAGGCCCCGGACGCCTGGCTGCTGAACTACACCAACCCGATGGCGATGAACATCCAGTTCGCCGCGACCCGCCACCCGGAGCTGAAGGTCCTCGGGCTGTGCCACTCCGTCTACTGGACGGTGCACGACCTCTGCGAGCTGATCGACGTGCCGTTCGACGACGTGTCGTTCCACAGCGCCGGGGTCAACCACCAGGCCTGGGTGCTGCGCTGGGAGCGGGACGGGGTGGACCTCTACCCGGAGCTCGACCGCCGCATCGCCACGGACCCCGAACTGGCCCGCCGGGTCCGGGTCGACATGTACCGCCGGCTGGGCTTCTACCCGACCGAGACCAGCGAGCACTCGGCCGAGTACGTCCCCTGGTATCTGCACGAGCCGGCCGAGATCGAGCGGCTGCGCATCCCGATCGACGACTACGTCGGGATCAGCGCCCGCAACCTGGAGGACGTCGAGGCGCTGATGCCCGCGGTGGCCGCCGGCCAGTACGTCGAGCCGGAGGAGGAGGCCGCCGAGTATGCCCCGCAGGTGATCCACAGCATGGTCACCGGGACCGCCCGCACGATCCAGGCGACGGTCCGCAACGAGGCTCCTGGGAACGCCGGGGATCCGGTACTCCCGGGGCCGGCAGGGCTGCTCATCGACAACCTGCCGCGCGGGGCGGCGGTCGAGGTTCCCTGCCGCATCGACGCGGCCGGCGCGGTTCCGGTCCCGGTCGGGGACCTGCCCGCGCAGTGCGCCGCGCTCAACCGGACGTTTCTGTCTGTGGTCGACCTGACCGTGCGGGCCGCGATGCTCGGCCGGCCCGACCACATCCGCCACGCGCTGATGGCCGACCCCAACACCGCGGCGACCCTGACCGTCGCCGAGATCTGGCGCCTGGCCGACGAGATGGTCGCCGCGCACGGCGACCGCCTGCCAGCCCCCCTCCGCGAACGCCTCGGCAACCCGTCCTCCTGAGCTGCCTCCCTGGCGGCCCGCACCACCCACCTAGGTGCCCGTGATCGGCGTTTCAGCCCTCGGGTGGTCGTAAGAACGGCCTGGTCACGACCACCTCAGGGCTGAAACGGCGATCAAGGCCGGTGCCGCGGCGCGGCGGCAGCCGAAGGGCCGCGCCTGGCTAGGGGGCGACCTCCACGACGTGGACGGTCGGGCCGAGGCGTTCGAGGGCGGCGAGATCGTCCGCGCCGATACCCGAGTCGGTGACCAGGTCCGCGGCGGCGGCGATCTCGCTGATCT is a genomic window of Pseudofrankia inefficax containing:
- the melA gene encoding alpha-galactosidase, whose protein sequence is MTTVCFVGAGSAEFTRQLLRDLLTYDDLGPLTLVLHDVDPRRLELAEGLARVAVERHGRPATIRATQDRAAAVSGADFVINAVNIGGHAATLTDFEVPARFGLRQTIADTLGAGGIFRGLRTFGFLDELATDMLAEAPDAWLLNYTNPMAMNIQFAATRHPELKVLGLCHSVYWTVHDLCELIDVPFDDVSFHSAGVNHQAWVLRWERDGVDLYPELDRRIATDPELARRVRVDMYRRLGFYPTETSEHSAEYVPWYLHEPAEIERLRIPIDDYVGISARNLEDVEALMPAVAAGQYVEPEEEAAEYAPQVIHSMVTGTARTIQATVRNEAPGNAGDPVLPGPAGLLIDNLPRGAAVEVPCRIDAAGAVPVPVGDLPAQCAALNRTFLSVVDLTVRAAMLGRPDHIRHALMADPNTAATLTVAEIWRLADEMVAAHGDRLPAPLRERLGNPSS